A stretch of Brachyspira suanatina DNA encodes these proteins:
- a CDS encoding L-rhamnose isomerase, with amino-acid sequence MSRYEEAKKMYSKLSINTDEALEKLQNIKISVHCWQGDDVNGFDTKQNLSGGIQTTGNYLGKARNYQELMQDMDKAFSLIPGKHKLNLHASYAIFEDGEFADRDKLEPKHFKKWVDFAKERNMGIDFNPTFFSHPKASQFTLSSPDEEIRKFWVEHGKACIRISQYFAEELNEPCVMNIWIPDGYKDIPADRMSPRVRFQKSLDEILSIDYDKEKVLVCLESKVFGIGLESYTVGSAEFCINYAASRGIMPLMDNGHYHPTESIYDKISSMLLFNKNLALHITRPVRWDSDHVILFNDEVKEICKEITRCDDISRIKIATDYFDASINRIAAWVIGIRNVQKALLFGLLQPNKTLYDLQMKSKFTQLMFLQEEIKTYPFGDVWNEFCNRNNVIGSEEWFKEIEDYEKNVLVKRV; translated from the coding sequence ATGAGCAGATATGAAGAAGCTAAAAAAATGTATTCTAAATTATCAATAAATACAGATGAAGCATTAGAAAAATTACAAAATATAAAAATTTCTGTACATTGCTGGCAGGGCGATGATGTTAATGGTTTTGATACTAAACAGAATCTATCTGGCGGTATACAAACTACAGGTAATTATTTAGGAAAAGCTAGAAACTATCAGGAATTGATGCAGGATATGGATAAGGCTTTTAGTTTAATACCTGGAAAGCATAAACTTAATTTACATGCTAGTTATGCTATATTTGAAGACGGAGAATTTGCTGACAGAGATAAACTTGAACCAAAACATTTTAAAAAATGGGTTGATTTTGCAAAAGAAAGAAATATGGGTATTGATTTTAACCCTACATTTTTCTCTCATCCTAAAGCATCTCAATTCACATTATCAAGTCCTGATGAAGAAATTAGAAAATTTTGGGTAGAGCATGGAAAAGCTTGTATAAGAATATCTCAATATTTTGCTGAAGAATTAAATGAACCATGCGTTATGAATATATGGATACCTGATGGTTATAAAGATATACCTGCAGACAGAATGTCTCCTAGAGTAAGATTTCAAAAATCATTAGATGAAATATTATCTATAGATTATGATAAAGAAAAAGTTCTTGTTTGTTTAGAATCTAAAGTTTTTGGTATAGGTTTGGAAAGCTATACAGTTGGTTCTGCTGAATTCTGTATTAATTATGCAGCTTCAAGAGGTATTATGCCTTTAATGGATAATGGTCATTATCACCCAACAGAATCTATTTATGATAAAATTTCTTCTATGCTTTTATTCAATAAAAATTTAGCATTGCATATAACAAGACCTGTAAGATGGGATTCTGACCATGTTATATTATTTAATGATGAAGTTAAAGAAATATGTAAAGAAATAACAAGATGCGATGATATATCAAGAATAAAAATAGCAACAGATTATTTTGATGCTAGTATAAATAGAATAGCTGCTTGGGTTATAGGAATTAGAAATGTTCAGAAAGCTTTATTATTCGGATTACTTCAGCCTAATAAAACTTTATATGATCTTCAAATGAAAAGTAAATTTACTCAATTAATGTTTTTACAAGAAGAAATAAAAACTTATCCTTTTGGAGATGTATGGAATGAGTTTTGTAATAGAAACAATGTAATAGGCTCTGAAGAATGGTTTAAAGAGATAGAAGATTATGAGAAGAATGTTCTTGTTAAAAGAGTTTAA
- the rhaB gene encoding rhamnulokinase has translation MKINYFLAVDIGASGGRHILGYINENNKLSVEEVYRFKNGVSEIDNHLCWDLNYLFSEIVKGIKKCKEINKIPVSMAIDTWGVDFVLLDKDNNALGNAVSYRDKRTFNIPEEVYKIISKEELYKKTGIQNKEFNTIYQLYSMKDSVILSKADTFLMMPDYFNFLLTGKKNNEYTNASTTQLLNVSSCEWDTDILDELKIPKHMFQNILQPGTFVGMLKDDIKEAVGFDLEVVTAPSHDTASAVLSVPTEKDDFLYMSSGTWSLLGIESEKYNNSLDSLKLNFTNEGGYNHKYRYLKNIMGLWIIQNIKKELDNKYSFEELSNMARELNDSSVIIDVNDNAFFSPSSMIDSIKDYCKTKLNYETKSINDIVNIVYNSLCHSYHEAIKEVEFLSGKKMDSFFIIGGGSQDNYLNSLIAKKTNMHIFSGPVEATSIGNITCQMLNKGVFSSVKEARKCISYSFDIKQYN, from the coding sequence ATGAAAATAAATTATTTTTTAGCTGTAGATATAGGCGCTTCAGGCGGAAGACATATATTGGGATATATTAATGAAAATAATAAATTATCAGTTGAAGAAGTTTACAGATTCAAAAACGGCGTATCTGAAATTGACAATCATTTATGCTGGGATTTAAATTATCTTTTTTCTGAAATTGTAAAAGGCATAAAAAAATGTAAAGAAATAAATAAAATACCAGTTTCTATGGCTATAGATACTTGGGGTGTAGATTTTGTTTTATTGGATAAAGATAATAATGCATTGGGAAATGCTGTAAGTTATAGAGATAAAAGAACTTTTAATATTCCTGAGGAAGTGTATAAAATAATATCTAAAGAAGAACTTTATAAGAAAACAGGAATACAAAATAAGGAGTTTAATACAATATATCAATTATATTCAATGAAAGACAGCGTAATTTTAAGTAAGGCTGATACTTTTTTGATGATGCCTGATTATTTTAATTTTTTGCTTACAGGTAAAAAAAATAATGAATATACTAATGCCAGCACTACACAATTATTAAATGTTTCATCTTGTGAATGGGATACTGATATATTGGATGAGCTAAAAATACCTAAACATATGTTTCAAAATATATTACAGCCTGGAACATTTGTGGGTATGTTGAAAGATGATATAAAAGAAGCAGTAGGATTTGATTTGGAAGTAGTTACAGCACCATCTCATGATACAGCTTCAGCAGTATTATCAGTGCCTACAGAAAAAGATGACTTTTTATATATGAGTTCTGGTACTTGGTCATTATTGGGTATAGAAAGTGAAAAATACAATAATAGTTTGGATAGTTTGAAATTGAATTTTACCAATGAAGGCGGTTATAATCATAAATATAGATATCTCAAAAATATAATGGGACTATGGATAATACAAAATATTAAAAAAGAATTAGATAATAAATATTCTTTTGAAGAATTAAGTAATATGGCAAGAGAATTAAATGACAGCAGCGTTATTATAGATGTTAATGATAATGCATTCTTTTCTCCTAGTTCTATGATAGATAGTATAAAGGATTATTGTAAGACTAAATTAAATTATGAAACTAAATCTATAAATGATATTGTAAATATTGTATATAACAGTCTTTGTCATAGTTATCATGAAGCTATAAAAGAAGTTGAGTTTTTATCGGGTAAGAAAATGGATTCATTCTTTATAATAGGAGGAGGTTCTCAGGATAATTATTTAAATTCTTTAATAGCTAAGAAAACTAATATGCATATTTTCTCAGGACCTGTTGAGGCAACATCTATAGGTAATATTACATGCCAAATGTTAAATAAGGGTGTATTTTCTTCTGTTAAGGAAGCAAGAAAATGCATTTCTTATTCTTTTGATATAAAACAATATAATTAA
- a CDS encoding AraC family transcriptional regulator: protein MNFFDNITEEEREILSGKKSFKKQLYTDDNDFICVDVNKFLKKGNLITIRPHTRFIDIPEHNHTYIEVIYVLKGNIIHIIDNEEITLNKGDLLFLNFNISHKIKACNKNDVAINFIIKKDFFNDVLSMLDENNYIKDFIINLSKSDNTKRQFLLFNTFGILPIENIIENLIYSIITNRSLDEVNINKKLIGILFMYLYNYTFLLEKNFVLDDEYTISKYIENYIETEYKTAKLSELAKQLNSNIFQISRFIKSKFGQTFKEMLQNKKFEVASKLLIETNLSISDIISNIGYENNSYFHKRFKQIFTLSPAEYRKRYKK, encoded by the coding sequence TTGAATTTCTTTGACAATATAACTGAAGAGGAACGTGAAATTTTATCTGGAAAAAAGAGTTTTAAAAAACAGCTGTATACTGATGACAATGATTTTATATGCGTAGATGTAAATAAATTCTTAAAGAAAGGGAATTTAATCACAATAAGACCACATACAAGATTTATAGATATACCGGAACACAATCATACATATATAGAAGTTATTTATGTTCTTAAAGGAAATATTATACATATAATAGATAATGAAGAAATAACCTTAAATAAGGGAGATCTGCTATTTTTAAATTTTAATATCTCTCATAAAATAAAAGCCTGCAATAAAAATGATGTTGCCATAAACTTTATAATAAAAAAAGATTTTTTCAATGATGTATTATCTATGTTAGATGAAAATAACTATATAAAAGATTTTATAATAAATTTATCTAAAAGTGATAATACTAAAAGACAATTTTTACTATTTAATACATTCGGAATACTTCCAATAGAAAATATAATCGAAAATTTAATATACTCTATAATAACAAACCGATCTTTAGATGAAGTTAATATTAATAAAAAACTTATTGGCATATTATTTATGTATTTATACAATTATACTTTTCTTCTAGAAAAAAATTTTGTATTAGATGATGAATATACTATATCAAAATATATAGAAAATTACATAGAAACAGAGTATAAAACAGCCAAATTATCAGAATTAGCCAAACAGCTTAATAGCAATATATTTCAGATAAGCAGATTCATAAAATCTAAATTTGGTCAAACTTTTAAAGAAATGCTGCAAAATAAAAAATTTGAGGTAGCCTCAAAACTTTTAATAGAAACTAATCTGTCCATTTCAGATATTATAAGTAATATAGGCTATGAAAATAACAGCTACTTTCATAAGAGATTCAAACAAATATTTACACTCTCTCCTGCAGAGTACAGAAAAAGATATAAAAAATAG
- a CDS encoding sugar ABC transporter ATP-binding protein, translating into MDDKTFLEISNVSKTFPGVKALNNVKFDIRYGEVHSLVGENGAGKSTLIKILSGFQQPDSGAKIVIDGQETKLNGVIDAIKKGISVVYQDFSLFANLTVAENIGINEIIEKKQFIVNWKKLNENARKALKFIGSDINPNEIVENLSVAKKQMVAIASAIAQDAKMIILDEPTSALSRGEVEHLYEIIDILKKKNMAIMFVSHKMEELFRVSDRFTIFRDGQYVDTLDRKDVDEDKLVSLMVGRKVEIKKYAKLEQNEDIVLEVQQLSKKGNIKNVSFKLHKGEVVGITGLVGAGRSELAQIIFGILQPDSGKILINGKEVSINSPSEALENGIAYIPESRQTQGLILPKTIESNITLPILSKFKNKFGLIDIKKQRDSVDQWIKMLDVRPNDPNMLASQLSGGNQQKVVLAKWISTGANILIIDEPTNGVDIGAKSEIHQIIRKLAKEGTSVIVISSELPEILSVSDRILVMRRGTINGEFINDSVSQEDIMHKAVV; encoded by the coding sequence ATGGATGATAAAACTTTCTTAGAAATTTCAAATGTAAGTAAAACTTTTCCTGGTGTAAAAGCATTAAATAATGTAAAATTTGATATTAGATATGGCGAAGTACATTCTCTAGTTGGAGAAAATGGAGCTGGTAAATCCACATTAATAAAAATATTATCTGGGTTTCAGCAGCCTGATTCAGGAGCTAAAATAGTTATAGACGGTCAAGAAACTAAACTTAATGGTGTAATAGATGCCATCAAAAAAGGGATATCTGTTGTATATCAGGATTTTAGTTTATTTGCTAATTTAACTGTGGCAGAAAATATAGGTATTAATGAAATTATAGAAAAAAAGCAATTTATTGTTAATTGGAAAAAACTTAATGAGAATGCGAGAAAGGCTTTAAAATTTATAGGTTCAGATATTAACCCTAATGAGATAGTAGAAAATTTATCTGTTGCCAAAAAACAAATGGTTGCTATAGCAAGTGCAATAGCACAAGATGCTAAAATGATAATATTAGATGAGCCTACTTCTGCTCTATCAAGAGGTGAAGTAGAACATTTATATGAAATAATAGATATATTAAAAAAGAAAAATATGGCTATTATGTTTGTAAGCCATAAAATGGAAGAATTATTTAGAGTTTCTGACAGATTTACTATATTCAGAGACGGACAATATGTTGATACTTTAGATAGAAAAGATGTAGATGAAGATAAATTAGTTTCTTTGATGGTTGGACGTAAAGTTGAAATAAAAAAATACGCTAAATTAGAGCAAAATGAAGATATAGTATTGGAAGTACAGCAATTATCTAAGAAAGGAAATATCAAAAATGTTTCTTTCAAGCTTCATAAAGGCGAAGTAGTAGGAATTACAGGACTTGTAGGTGCCGGACGTAGTGAACTTGCTCAGATAATATTTGGAATACTGCAGCCTGACAGTGGTAAAATATTAATAAATGGCAAAGAAGTATCTATAAATTCTCCAAGCGAGGCATTAGAAAACGGTATAGCATATATACCAGAAAGCAGACAAACACAAGGTCTTATTTTACCAAAAACAATAGAAAGCAATATAACTTTGCCTATTTTATCAAAATTTAAAAATAAATTTGGTCTTATAGATATAAAAAAACAAAGAGATTCTGTAGATCAATGGATAAAAATGCTTGATGTAAGACCAAATGATCCTAATATGTTAGCTTCTCAGCTTTCAGGAGGAAATCAGCAAAAGGTTGTATTAGCAAAATGGATATCAACAGGTGCTAATATATTGATCATAGATGAGCCTACAAATGGTGTAGATATAGGAGCTAAATCTGAAATACATCAAATCATTAGAAAATTGGCTAAAGAAGGTACATCCGTTATTGTAATTTCATCTGAATTACCTGAAATTCTTTCTGTAAGCGATAGAATTTTAGTTATGAGAAGAGGAACTATAAATGGTGAATTCATCAATGATTCTGTATCTCAAGAAGATATTATGCATAAAGCAGTTGTTTAA
- a CDS encoding ABC transporter permease, with translation MSKFLLTITKQKEFGILLIIIVLSFVLTFISDAFLKIDNIFDFMRSYAVLGIMAFGMLPVLISGGIDLSVSSTIALCAVVIGKFLNAFPNSNPIIVILLSMLTGAIIGLINGVIITKFKIAPIVTTLGTMTIILGGVLFYTGGIWITGLPEWWKEFGRIQIGNFANSQGSTTGLSIQVIMLIIAGIITFALLKFTLIGRGIYAVGGSYSSAIRVGYNVEQILIFIYVFCGIMTGFAAAAHISIVGQVDPNTYNGYELDVIAIVVLGGASTMGGYGTVFGTTLGIILMAVLKNGLILAKVPTFWQKIVMGIVIVIAVSVDVINRKREQAKLVRVDIEE, from the coding sequence ATGTCTAAATTTTTATTAACTATTACTAAACAAAAAGAATTTGGTATATTATTAATAATTATTGTATTATCTTTTGTATTAACTTTCATAAGTGATGCTTTTTTGAAAATAGATAATATCTTCGATTTTATGAGAAGTTATGCAGTTTTGGGCATCATGGCATTCGGTATGCTTCCTGTACTTATTTCAGGCGGTATTGACTTATCAGTATCATCTACTATAGCTTTATGTGCCGTTGTTATAGGTAAATTTTTGAATGCTTTTCCAAATTCAAATCCTATAATAGTAATTTTATTATCAATGCTTACAGGAGCAATAATAGGACTTATAAACGGAGTAATAATAACAAAATTTAAAATAGCTCCTATAGTAACTACTTTAGGTACTATGACAATTATATTAGGCGGAGTTTTATTCTATACAGGCGGAATATGGATTACAGGCTTACCTGAATGGTGGAAAGAATTCGGAAGAATTCAAATAGGAAATTTTGCTAATTCTCAAGGTTCAACAACAGGTTTATCTATACAGGTTATAATGCTTATAATAGCGGGAATAATTACTTTTGCTTTATTAAAATTTACTCTGATAGGAAGAGGAATATATGCTGTAGGCGGAAGTTATTCATCAGCTATAAGAGTTGGTTATAATGTTGAACAGATATTAATTTTCATATATGTATTTTGCGGTATAATGACAGGTTTCGCTGCTGCTGCTCATATATCAATAGTTGGACAGGTAGACCCTAATACTTATAATGGTTATGAATTAGATGTTATAGCAATAGTTGTTTTAGGCGGTGCTAGTACAATGGGAGGATATGGAACAGTATTTGGAACTACATTAGGTATTATATTAATGGCTGTACTTAAAAATGGATTAATTCTAGCTAAAGTTCCTACATTCTGGCAAAAAATAGTTATGGGAATTGTAATTGTAATAGCTGTTTCTGTTGATGTTATCAATAGAAAAAGAGAACAGGCAAAATTAGTACGTGTAGACATAGAAGAATAG
- a CDS encoding ABC transporter permease has translation MKFISEFKSKYVGEFSLIITFLVVFLLMAILSPTKFLSPYNLQTMAFQMPEFGLMALAMMICILTGGINLSITMSASLSSIISAFVLCSNFTQSNPVIGVILSIIAVLGVAIILGLFNGAVIAYIGVAPMLVTLGTKTLYEGIGLNFTKGGSISGFPELYIEIGNGSLFGIPYSIIIYILVIFLCYFLFERSAWGTKVYMIGCNELASKFSGIDTKKILLQVYVYSSLLTGIASIFITSRYNSAKTDYGSSYLMQAVTAVVLGGTSISGGHGKVIGTVIAVCIIQVISTGLNILQVNRYIINIITGGILILVLALRYISNVISDKKQIQNRLNK, from the coding sequence ATGAAATTTATTTCAGAGTTTAAATCAAAATATGTTGGTGAGTTTAGTTTAATCATCACATTTTTAGTAGTATTTTTGCTTATGGCTATTCTTAGCCCGACAAAATTTCTTTCACCATATAATTTACAAACAATGGCTTTTCAAATGCCTGAATTTGGACTTATGGCTTTAGCGATGATGATATGTATATTGACAGGCGGTATTAATTTGTCCATTACTATGTCAGCATCCTTATCAAGCATAATATCTGCATTCGTACTTTGTTCTAACTTTACACAATCCAATCCAGTGATTGGTGTTATATTAAGTATTATTGCTGTTTTAGGTGTAGCAATTATATTAGGATTATTCAATGGTGCTGTAATAGCATATATAGGTGTTGCTCCTATGCTTGTTACTTTAGGTACTAAAACTCTATATGAAGGTATAGGCCTCAATTTCACAAAAGGCGGTTCTATATCAGGTTTTCCTGAACTTTATATAGAAATAGGTAACGGATCTTTATTCGGCATACCATATTCTATTATAATTTATATACTTGTAATATTTTTATGCTATTTTCTATTTGAGAGAAGTGCTTGGGGAACAAAAGTTTATATGATAGGATGTAATGAATTGGCATCTAAGTTTTCTGGAATAGATACTAAAAAAATTCTTCTTCAAGTATATGTTTATTCTTCACTATTAACAGGTATAGCTTCAATATTTATCACTTCAAGATATAATTCTGCTAAAACAGATTATGGTTCATCTTACTTAATGCAGGCAGTTACAGCTGTTGTTTTAGGCGGCACCAGCATATCCGGAGGTCATGGTAAAGTTATTGGAACTGTTATCGCTGTTTGTATAATACAGGTAATATCAACAGGACTTAATATACTTCAAGTTAATAGATATATTATTAATATAATAACAGGAGGAATATTAATATTAGTATTAGCTTTGAGATATATATCAAATGTTATAAGTGATAAAAAACAAATACAAAATCGTTTAAATAAATAA
- a CDS encoding autoinducer 2 ABC transporter substrate-binding protein: protein MLKKIIVAALALSFVFISCSNNNASNNAAGGEKKDGFTIVVMPKLVGIPYFTQTGDGAVKAGKDLGVNVIYNGPTTADAAEQIKMLEDYITVGADAICVAPNDPAAMDPVLRKAKNAGILVLDWDTPANASLVDASIRQISDKEYAEHMLDKMVQYMGTDTAEWAILTGGLSAENLNTWINFAKDYATTKYPNLKLVADPFPTDEKQDVALSTTKDIIKAYPNVKGLFCVSTPTPIGAGLAVRELGVQDKVSVVGSAVKEDVQDLLTDGSVDCGSLWNCPNLGYLTVAVAKYMLEGGKLTDGADIPGWGVIKMEGDKNVILGPPEDYEKQ, encoded by the coding sequence ATGCTCAAAAAAATCATTGTAGCTGCTTTAGCATTGAGTTTTGTTTTTATTAGTTGTTCTAATAATAATGCTTCAAATAATGCTGCAGGCGGAGAAAAAAAAGATGGATTCACTATTGTAGTTATGCCTAAATTAGTTGGAATTCCATACTTTACTCAAACAGGAGACGGTGCTGTAAAAGCAGGTAAAGATTTAGGTGTTAATGTTATTTATAATGGTCCTACAACTGCTGATGCTGCAGAACAGATCAAAATGTTGGAAGACTATATCACTGTTGGTGCTGATGCTATTTGTGTTGCTCCAAATGACCCTGCTGCTATGGATCCAGTATTAAGAAAAGCAAAAAATGCTGGTATATTAGTACTTGACTGGGATACTCCTGCTAATGCTTCATTAGTAGATGCTTCTATTCGTCAGATATCTGATAAAGAATATGCTGAACATATGTTGGATAAAATGGTTCAATATATGGGAACTGACACTGCTGAATGGGCTATATTAACTGGCGGATTATCTGCTGAAAATTTAAATACTTGGATTAATTTCGCTAAAGATTATGCTACAACTAAATACCCTAATTTAAAATTAGTAGCTGATCCTTTCCCTACAGATGAAAAACAAGATGTTGCTTTATCTACAACTAAAGACATAATAAAAGCATATCCTAATGTAAAAGGATTATTCTGTGTATCTACTCCTACACCTATAGGTGCTGGCTTAGCTGTAAGAGAATTAGGAGTACAAGATAAAGTTAGCGTTGTTGGTTCTGCAGTAAAAGAAGACGTTCAAGATTTATTAACAGATGGTTCTGTTGACTGCGGTTCTTTATGGAACTGTCCTAATTTAGGATATTTAACTGTAGCTGTTGCTAAATATATGCTTGAAGGCGGAAAATTAACAGACGGCGCAGATATACCTGGTTGGGGAGTTATAAAAATGGAAGGCGATAAAAATGTTATTTTAGGACCTCCAGAAGATTATGAAAAACAATAA
- a CDS encoding sugar phosphate isomerase/epimerase family protein, producing MKYGIYYSYWEESWGADFVKYIEKVSKLGFDVLEINASALFDYSDNKINEVKKIINDNNIILTAGYGPIAEHNIGNINTRNKALDWYKKVFSVMQKLDIHIICGAIYSYWPVDYSKKINKEEDLKMSIEGMKLLANIAKEYNVNICCEVLNRFENYLLNTAKEAVAFVKEVGFDNVKVMLDTFHMNIEEESFANAIKEAGKYLGHFHLGEPNRRVPGEGRMPWNEILDALISIDYKGYAVMEPFVKRGGEVETDIKIWRDLVADTSEEKLDNAAKNSVHFLKTLEKIRRELL from the coding sequence ATGAAATATGGTATATATTATTCTTATTGGGAAGAGTCTTGGGGTGCTGATTTTGTAAAGTATATAGAAAAAGTATCTAAATTAGGTTTTGATGTTTTAGAAATCAATGCTTCTGCTCTTTTTGATTATTCGGATAATAAAATTAATGAAGTAAAAAAAATAATTAATGATAATAATATTATATTAACAGCAGGATATGGCCCTATAGCAGAACATAATATAGGAAATATAAATACTAGAAACAAAGCTCTTGATTGGTATAAAAAAGTATTCTCTGTTATGCAGAAATTAGATATACATATTATATGTGGAGCTATTTATTCTTATTGGCCTGTTGATTACTCTAAAAAAATTAATAAAGAAGAAGATTTAAAAATGTCAATTGAAGGCATGAAATTATTAGCTAATATTGCAAAAGAATATAATGTTAATATATGCTGTGAAGTATTGAACCGTTTTGAAAACTATTTATTAAATACTGCAAAAGAGGCTGTTGCTTTTGTAAAAGAAGTTGGTTTTGATAATGTAAAAGTGATGTTAGATACTTTTCATATGAACATAGAAGAAGAAAGTTTTGCTAATGCTATAAAAGAAGCAGGAAAATATTTGGGACATTTCCATCTTGGAGAACCTAATAGAAGAGTACCAGGTGAAGGAAGAATGCCTTGGAATGAAATATTAGATGCTTTAATAAGTATAGATTATAAAGGTTATGCTGTTATGGAGCCTTTTGTAAAAAGAGGCGGAGAAGTAGAAACAGATATAAAAATTTGGAGAGATTTAGTAGCTGATACTTCTGAAGAAAAATTAGATAATGCTGCAAAAAATTCTGTTCATTTCTTAAAAACATTAGAAAAAATCAGAAGAGAATTATTATAA
- a CDS encoding Cof-type HAD-IIB family hydrolase, protein MNNIQLIATDLDGTLLNSNHQISEYNKNVIKKAAEMGIKIILSTGRPTSAATKFLYDLNIDTELISFNGAMITDKNSNIIYQQNLDASIGKELIKIAEKYNIYHQGFLAERWNIGFVDKRWIDFYVSIAKIDNYTIGFDNIEDFSFSKFMFIGENNRLKVIAEELKKTFGNSIYYTFSRPVYLEVHSPNASKAKALSYLADQYNIKPDNIMAFGDNNNDLEMLDFAGVSVAVENAEAIVKEKCGHLTKTNEEDGVGYFINKYLNLGL, encoded by the coding sequence TTGAATAATATTCAGCTTATAGCTACCGATTTAGACGGTACTTTATTAAATAGTAATCATCAAATAAGTGAATATAATAAAAATGTTATAAAAAAAGCTGCTGAAATGGGTATAAAAATAATATTGTCTACTGGCAGACCCACTTCTGCAGCTACCAAATTTTTATATGATTTAAATATTGATACAGAGCTTATATCATTTAATGGTGCTATGATAACTGATAAGAATTCTAATATTATATATCAGCAGAATTTAGATGCTTCTATAGGTAAGGAGCTTATAAAGATTGCTGAGAAGTATAATATATATCATCAGGGTTTTTTAGCTGAAAGATGGAATATAGGTTTTGTTGATAAAAGATGGATAGATTTTTATGTATCAATAGCCAAAATAGATAATTATACTATAGGTTTTGATAATATAGAAGATTTTTCATTCAGCAAATTTATGTTTATAGGTGAAAACAACAGATTAAAAGTTATAGCAGAAGAATTAAAGAAAACTTTTGGAAATAGTATATATTATACATTTTCAAGACCTGTTTATTTAGAAGTGCATAGCCCTAATGCTTCAAAGGCTAAGGCATTAAGTTATTTAGCAGATCAATATAATATTAAGCCGGATAATATAATGGCTTTTGGTGATAATAATAATGATTTGGAGATGCTTGATTTTGCTGGAGTATCTGTTGCTGTTGAAAATGCTGAAGCTATAGTAAAAGAAAAATGCGGACATCTTACAAAAACTAATGAAGAAGATGGGGTTGGTTATTTTATCAATAAATATTTAAATTTGGGATTATAG
- a CDS encoding 3-keto-L-gulonate-6-phosphate decarboxylase UlaD, translated as MAIPLLQIALDNTTLSGALKSAKAVGNEVDVIEAGTILCLAEGMEAVRCLRALYPDKIILADTKCADAGGTVAKMCADAGADWMTVICSATIPTMKAALKEVKELQVELYGDWTFDHAKAWKEAGITQAVYHQSRDALLAGQTWSDSDLEKIKKLTEMGFKVSVTGGLEIDTLKLFKDINVFTFITGRSIRDAEDPAKEARKFKEEILKYWR; from the coding sequence ATGGCTATACCTTTATTACAAATTGCATTAGATAATACTACTTTAAGCGGAGCTTTAAAATCTGCAAAAGCTGTTGGAAATGAAGTTGATGTTATAGAGGCAGGTACTATTCTTTGTTTAGCTGAAGGAATGGAAGCTGTAAGATGTCTTAGAGCTTTATACCCTGATAAAATTATATTAGCTGATACTAAATGTGCAGATGCTGGCGGTACAGTAGCAAAAATGTGTGCTGATGCTGGTGCTGATTGGATGACTGTTATATGTTCTGCAACTATACCTACTATGAAGGCTGCTTTAAAAGAAGTTAAAGAACTTCAAGTAGAACTTTATGGAGATTGGACTTTTGATCATGCTAAAGCTTGGAAAGAAGCAGGAATTACTCAGGCTGTATACCATCAAAGCCGTGATGCTCTTTTAGCTGGACAAACTTGGTCTGACAGCGATTTAGAAAAAATTAAAAAATTAACTGAAATGGGATTTAAAGTTTCTGTTACAGGAGGTCTTGAAATAGATACTTTGAAACTTTTCAAAGATATTAATGTATTTACTTTCATTACTGGAAGAAGCATAAGAGATGCTGAAGATCCTGCTAAAGAGGCTAGAAAATTTAAAGAAGAAATATTAAAGTATTGGAGATAA